In Anaerolineales bacterium, one genomic interval encodes:
- a CDS encoding non-heme iron oxygenase ferredoxin subunit, which yields MFNYRLPEQKNLEYVPVASRDELPPGARLRIEVDGQGIVLFNIAGTLYAIADVCTHDDGPLGEGTLEGLGLECPRHGARFDLASGRALTLPAVVDIPAYPVRIVGTQVELGLPTD from the coding sequence ATGTTCAACTACCGCCTACCTGAGCAGAAGAACCTGGAGTACGTGCCCGTGGCCTCGCGGGACGAGCTCCCGCCCGGCGCCCGCCTGCGGATTGAGGTGGATGGCCAGGGGATTGTCCTGTTCAACATCGCCGGCACGCTGTATGCGATCGCCGACGTCTGTACGCACGACGACGGTCCGCTGGGGGAGGGTACCCTCGAAGGCCTGGGCTTGGAGTGCCCGCGCCACGGCGCCCGCTTCGATCTGGCCAGCGGCAGGGCGCTGACCTTGCCAGCCGTGGTGGATATCCCCGCCTACCCGGTGCGAATCGTCGGCACGCAGGTGGAGCTCGGCCTGCCGACCGATTGA
- the sufD gene encoding Fe-S cluster assembly protein SufD, which translates to MSTRTVVRREPDSRRTGAAEFRLTEADIRRRAAASGEPGWVLEARLRAWQRYLSLPMPEPRDEAWRRTDLSGLPADHVQWLPVDDLPVDPALLLPITDESQAGLMILRPGLPTLANVDPGLGGRGVVFTDWSTAVRDHSRLLQQNLGRLVDPASAKFAALAAAVADTGVILYVPPGVVLEQPLHSVIWAPGAGRAFATRVLVVLGKGAAATFIHEFASPTEPENAAFHAGTLEVIVEDEAQLTLVELQTWGEHVWTISHEKAQVGAGGRVDWIFGAVGSHLTKNFSELSLVGEGAEGRMSGFYFTDGMQHLDHDTQQNHLAPHTTSDLLFKGALIGKSRSVWQGMIYVAPGAQKSDGYQANRNLLLSRGARADSIPGLEILADDVRCTHGATVGRLEEEPLYYLMTRGIPRADAERLVVHGFFAPIMSRIPFEGVRERFQRMIDEKMRQSIR; encoded by the coding sequence GATTCCCGCCGGACAGGCGCGGCCGAGTTCCGCCTGACCGAGGCTGACATCCGCCGGCGAGCCGCAGCCTCCGGCGAGCCCGGCTGGGTGCTCGAAGCCCGGCTGCGCGCCTGGCAGCGCTACCTCTCCCTGCCGATGCCGGAACCGCGCGACGAGGCCTGGCGGCGCACCGACTTGAGCGGCCTGCCGGCTGACCACGTCCAGTGGCTCCCGGTGGACGATCTGCCGGTCGATCCGGCGCTGCTGCTGCCGATCACGGATGAGAGCCAGGCTGGCCTGATGATCCTGCGGCCGGGTCTGCCGACGCTGGCGAATGTCGATCCCGGGCTGGGCGGCCGCGGCGTGGTCTTCACCGACTGGTCCACCGCGGTGCGCGACCACAGCCGCCTGCTCCAGCAGAACTTGGGGCGGCTCGTCGATCCCGCCAGTGCGAAGTTCGCCGCCTTGGCGGCGGCGGTAGCCGACACCGGAGTGATCCTGTATGTCCCGCCTGGCGTCGTGCTTGAGCAGCCGCTACATTCCGTGATCTGGGCGCCGGGCGCTGGACGGGCGTTCGCCACTCGGGTGCTGGTGGTCCTGGGCAAGGGGGCGGCTGCAACCTTCATCCATGAGTTCGCTTCCCCCACCGAGCCGGAGAATGCCGCCTTCCACGCCGGCACGCTGGAGGTCATCGTCGAGGACGAGGCTCAGCTCACCCTGGTCGAACTGCAGACCTGGGGAGAACATGTGTGGACCATTTCCCACGAGAAGGCGCAGGTCGGCGCCGGCGGGCGGGTGGACTGGATCTTCGGAGCAGTCGGCAGCCATCTGACCAAGAACTTCAGCGAACTCAGCCTGGTTGGCGAAGGCGCCGAGGGCAGGATGTCCGGGTTCTACTTCACCGACGGTATGCAGCACCTCGATCATGACACGCAACAGAACCATCTCGCCCCCCATACCACCAGTGACTTGCTCTTCAAAGGCGCACTCATTGGCAAGAGCCGGTCGGTGTGGCAGGGAATGATCTATGTCGCCCCCGGGGCTCAGAAATCCGATGGCTACCAGGCCAATCGCAATCTGCTGCTGAGCCGAGGGGCCCGGGCCGACTCAATTCCCGGATTGGAGATCCTGGCAGACGATGTCCGCTGCACGCACGGCGCCACGGTTGGCCGACTGGAGGAAGAACCCCTATACTATCTGATGACCCGGGGGATCCCCAGGGCGGACGCAGAACGCCTGGTGGTTCATGGGTTCTTCGCACCGATCATGTCCCGCATTCCGTTCGAGGGGGTGCGCGAGAGGTTCCAGCGCATGATCGATGAGAAGATGCGGCAGTCGATCCGATGA
- a CDS encoding iron-sulfur cluster assembly scaffold protein has translation MDDLYRDQIIDRYKNPRMRGELDPHDFSYEDDNPLCGDRIRIDLRLDPQGRIAEASFSGTGCAISQAAADLLVESVVGKPLDDVKALTKEDLLRMLGIELGPVRLKCALLSLKVLKAGVYGVDHLDAELARA, from the coding sequence ATGGATGACCTGTACCGAGACCAGATCATTGACCGCTACAAGAATCCGCGGATGCGGGGTGAGCTCGATCCGCATGACTTCTCCTATGAGGACGACAATCCGCTGTGTGGGGATCGGATTCGGATCGATCTGCGCCTTGACCCCCAGGGGCGAATTGCCGAGGCCTCCTTCTCCGGCACGGGATGCGCCATCTCCCAGGCCGCGGCCGACCTGCTGGTCGAGTCGGTCGTCGGCAAGCCACTGGACGATGTCAAAGCACTGACCAAGGAAGACCTCCTGAGAATGCTTGGCATCGAACTCGGCCCCGTTCGCTTGAAATGCGCCCTGCTGTCCCTCAAGGTGCTCAAAGCCGGGGTGTATGGCGTCGACCATTTGGACGCCGAGCTGGCGAGAGCCTGA
- a CDS encoding cysteine desulfurase, with protein sequence MPTASTAAFLATSLRADFPILSRETRPGVPLVYLDSAATSQKPRAVIEAMSAYYERQNANIHRGVHQLAEEATQAYEDSRRRLARFIHAPSSRQVVFTRNTTESINLVAHAWGRSRVKAGDVILLTEMEHHSNLVPWQMLAAERGAVLEFIPVRDDGRLDIPAFHSLLDKRPVLVALTHMSNVLGTINPLADIIPAAKQAGAVVLVDAAQSVPHLPVDVQELGADFVAFSGHKMCGPTGVGVLYGGEDLLQSMPPFLGGGDMIKRVRLREFTPNELPHKFEAGTPPIAEVIGLGAAVDFLDGVGMAAVRQHEQALAAYALERLEEVPGFRHFGPHGPDKGGVISFSFGDVHPHDVAQVLDRDGIAVRAGHHCAMPLHEKFGLAATTRASFYLYNDEADVDKLVDGLYKVQALFR encoded by the coding sequence ATGCCGACCGCCTCCACCGCAGCCTTTCTGGCCACATCGCTCCGGGCCGATTTTCCTATCCTCTCTCGGGAAACCCGGCCCGGCGTTCCATTGGTCTACCTGGACTCGGCCGCAACCTCCCAGAAGCCCCGGGCGGTTATCGAGGCCATGTCGGCCTACTACGAGCGGCAGAACGCCAACATCCATCGCGGCGTTCACCAGCTGGCGGAAGAGGCCACCCAGGCCTACGAGGATTCCCGGCGGCGGCTGGCTCGCTTCATTCATGCCCCATCCAGCCGCCAGGTGGTGTTCACCCGCAACACCACCGAATCCATCAATCTGGTTGCCCACGCCTGGGGCCGAAGCCGGGTGAAGGCGGGAGACGTCATCCTGCTGACCGAGATGGAGCACCATTCGAACCTGGTGCCCTGGCAGATGCTGGCCGCCGAGCGGGGCGCGGTGCTCGAGTTCATCCCGGTGCGAGACGACGGCCGGCTGGACATTCCCGCCTTCCACTCCCTGCTCGACAAGCGGCCGGTTCTGGTCGCCCTGACGCACATGTCGAACGTGCTGGGGACGATCAACCCGTTAGCGGACATCATCCCGGCCGCCAAGCAAGCCGGCGCCGTGGTCCTGGTGGATGCGGCCCAATCGGTGCCTCATCTGCCCGTGGATGTGCAAGAGCTGGGTGCGGACTTCGTCGCCTTCTCCGGGCACAAGATGTGCGGGCCGACCGGCGTGGGCGTGCTGTATGGAGGCGAAGACCTGCTGCAGTCGATGCCTCCCTTCCTCGGGGGCGGTGACATGATCAAGCGCGTTCGGTTGAGAGAATTCACGCCCAACGAGTTGCCGCACAAGTTCGAGGCCGGGACGCCGCCCATCGCCGAGGTGATCGGCCTGGGCGCAGCCGTGGATTTCCTGGACGGGGTGGGAATGGCAGCCGTTCGCCAGCATGAGCAGGCGCTGGCTGCGTACGCCCTGGAGCGTCTGGAGGAAGTTCCCGGCTTCCGGCACTTCGGGCCTCACGGGCCAGATAAGGGTGGCGTGATCTCGTTTTCCTTCGGAGACGTCCACCCCCATGACGTGGCGCAAGTCCTCGATCGGGATGGCATCGCGGTTCGGGCCGGGCACCACTGCGCCATGCCGCTGCATGAGAAGTTTGGGCTGGCGGCGACGACCCGCGCCTCCTTCTACCTGTACAACGACGAGGCCGATGTTGACAAGTTGGTCGACGGGCTATATAAGGTGCAGGCGCTGTTCCGCTAG